A portion of the Faecalibacterium sp. I3-3-89 genome contains these proteins:
- a CDS encoding (deoxy)nucleoside triphosphate pyrophosphohydrolase, with translation MKVVRVVAAVICDDIQTKHKIYATARGYGDYKGQWEFPGGKIEPGETAQQALKREIEEELDTEIAVHDKIGTIEYDYPAFHLSMDCFWCEVLSGDLVLKEAEAARWLTKDELDSVQWLPADQTILEKIREMMK, from the coding sequence ATGAAGGTTGTTCGCGTTGTTGCAGCTGTGATCTGCGACGATATTCAGACGAAACATAAAATTTATGCCACCGCCCGCGGCTATGGCGACTACAAAGGCCAGTGGGAATTTCCGGGTGGTAAAATCGAGCCGGGAGAAACCGCACAGCAGGCGCTGAAACGAGAGATTGAGGAAGAGTTGGACACCGAAATTGCGGTACATGATAAAATCGGCACCATCGAATACGACTATCCTGCATTTCATCTTTCGATGGACTGCTTCTGGTGCGAGGTCCTTTCTGGTGACCTTGTTCTGAAAGAAGCCGAAGCCGCGCGCTGGCTGACAAAAGACGAACTGGATTCTGTACAGTGGCTCCCGGCTGACCAGACGATTCTGGAAAAAATCCGGGAGATGATGAAATAA
- a CDS encoding B12-binding domain-containing radical SAM protein: protein MTAKQVQIGDAVNTKQLRRSIQYDENRLFFSGEELTDSYRQLLLECLLNGEYLCSHIDEAISALKKEETYYKYSKYEIYSSIIERSLKLFGSRFYPTSISSAVILFQKGEDCSDAIKSYINYREQNPLIEFYHSILPLIIQDDTQYVGISVNYSGQIIPAITLAALIKKAFSRVKIIFGGSLFPAYANKISALNIFAEYSDALIIYAGEYPWNNIIEYDTLDYIPGCMRSNGHSFIHNNLPLPQIKRALPDFSDYSLQRYLVPHNILPYAMSIGCYWGKCSFCGYQSYKDICVKRYAQNDIDLGNYVFDDLYRLYKIYGVENFYFVDEAMTAWIGKIIAKRIYESGLSFHWYSEFRFDSFLNYSYLSEIKKGGCSLMFFGLESGSDKILGKMQKGTNKERISQIFDYCRELKIKTMPMFFFGFPGETYADAIETIELLQKYSDSIQHIAMGTFVLLKNIPVYQDANLFGVKIIHRNGELCLYDNYSVSNGITPLQAHDITDYVYRDKNLKRYFDYELLSRNHLLFLPLRRNDNEPCDIVEDALYSMNPSCNIFHGKFILGTGEISDRVFNYLVDASKNSFYTLSDEMSEFFEKNHYFKKSDFDIQDFSVEIFRYFINEGVIVIHEDN from the coding sequence GTGACCGCAAAGCAAGTTCAAATCGGAGATGCAGTAAATACCAAACAATTGAGGCGCAGCATTCAATATGATGAAAATCGTTTGTTCTTTTCTGGCGAAGAATTGACTGATAGCTATAGACAATTGCTTCTCGAGTGCTTACTAAATGGAGAGTACTTATGTTCGCATATAGATGAAGCGATTTCTGCTTTAAAAAAGGAAGAAACCTATTACAAATATTCAAAATATGAAATTTATTCATCCATCATCGAACGTTCACTGAAGTTGTTTGGATCAAGATTTTATCCTACATCGATTTCTTCTGCTGTAATATTATTTCAGAAAGGTGAAGATTGTTCCGATGCTATAAAGTCATATATTAACTATCGCGAGCAGAACCCGCTGATTGAATTTTATCATAGTATATTGCCTTTAATTATTCAAGACGATACACAATATGTTGGAATATCTGTAAATTATTCTGGTCAAATTATCCCTGCAATTACTTTGGCAGCATTAATAAAGAAAGCCTTTTCTCGTGTGAAAATAATTTTTGGCGGTTCGCTGTTTCCAGCATATGCAAATAAAATAAGCGCATTAAATATCTTTGCTGAATATTCTGATGCATTGATAATTTATGCCGGTGAGTATCCATGGAATAATATAATAGAATACGACACCCTAGATTATATTCCTGGGTGTATGCGTAGTAATGGGCATTCATTCATCCATAACAATCTTCCCCTTCCACAAATCAAAAGGGCTCTGCCGGACTTTTCTGATTATTCATTGCAAAGATATCTCGTTCCTCATAATATATTACCATACGCCATGTCAATTGGCTGTTATTGGGGAAAGTGCAGCTTTTGTGGATATCAATCTTACAAAGATATATGTGTAAAAAGATACGCACAAAATGATATCGATTTAGGTAATTATGTTTTTGATGATTTGTACAGGCTTTATAAAATTTATGGTGTAGAAAATTTTTATTTTGTCGATGAAGCCATGACAGCTTGGATTGGAAAAATTATCGCAAAGAGAATATATGAAAGCGGATTGTCGTTTCATTGGTACTCCGAATTCCGTTTTGATTCTTTTCTCAATTATTCATATTTGAGTGAAATTAAAAAGGGCGGTTGCTCTTTGATGTTTTTTGGCCTCGAATCGGGCAGTGACAAAATCCTAGGCAAAATGCAAAAAGGGACAAACAAAGAACGCATATCACAGATTTTTGATTATTGCAGAGAGCTTAAAATCAAAACTATGCCAATGTTCTTTTTTGGGTTTCCTGGCGAAACTTATGCGGATGCAATTGAAACCATAGAATTATTGCAAAAATATAGTGACTCAATCCAACATATTGCAATGGGTACTTTTGTGTTGCTTAAAAACATTCCTGTATATCAAGATGCAAATTTGTTTGGAGTAAAGATAATTCATCGAAACGGAGAATTGTGCCTATATGATAATTATAGTGTTTCCAATGGAATAACTCCATTACAGGCCCATGATATAACTGACTATGTATACAGAGATAAAAATCTGAAAAGATACTTTGACTATGAGTTGTTATCCAGGAATCATCTTTTGTTTCTGCCATTGCGGAGAAACGATAATGAACCATGTGACATTGTAGAAGATGCACTTTATTCAATGAATCCATCTTGTAATATTTTTCATGGTAAATTCATTCTGGGTACCGGCGAAATATCTGACAGAGTGTTTAACTATCTCGTTGATGCATCGAAAAACTCGTTTTATACGCTTTCGGATGAAATGTCTGAATTTTTTGAGAAAAATCATTATTTCAAAAAATCGGATTTTGACATTCAGGATTTTAGTGTAGAGATTTTTCGCTATTTTATTAATGAAGGTGTAATAGTCATACATGAAGACAATTAA
- a CDS encoding serine aminopeptidase domain-containing protein yields the protein MKTINHHRRGFLGCTFKAEKQNVKVKEVYLNASFFKQEDTIYSIQNEPIESMYQLEAIIKKYHAGDSLDITVVRNEKYISQNCILYEYPRESSSLFDIEYDSFIYKNLFIELLITKPNDNDFVLFLLQGIDCSTIDTPLLSKNTYRDLMYSLSNFGIPTVRVELFGNGDSDGYKCGKYGFNDIIDLYDAAMHHVVASGKKLILFGYSIGALMVPSLVNRNRESVLAAIIFDTMIFGPKDYFVKNKIRQDILRGIPKDKIMYNARTFDSFIEIVLDGKHSINDIVKQNPQYSTYVEHGLFAGHDTNYYHELSEIDFLSGCKSISLPLLLLIGSRDCAIDFKQHLFFFDSISSTESDIIHKEVFSIDHSFRNETGSIDSECIKCICDFIFEIVMKHIPFDGGRA from the coding sequence ATGAAGACAATTAACCATCACAGACGCGGCTTTTTGGGATGCACATTCAAAGCTGAAAAACAAAATGTAAAAGTAAAGGAGGTTTATTTGAATGCCTCTTTCTTCAAGCAAGAAGATACAATTTATTCTATCCAAAACGAACCGATAGAATCGATGTATCAATTGGAAGCAATAATAAAAAAGTACCATGCGGGGGATTCGCTGGATATTACTGTGGTTAGAAACGAAAAGTACATCTCACAGAATTGCATCTTATACGAATATCCTCGTGAATCTTCAAGTCTTTTTGACATTGAATATGATTCATTTATATACAAAAATTTGTTTATAGAACTTCTGATTACAAAACCTAACGATAATGATTTTGTCCTTTTTTTATTGCAAGGCATTGATTGCTCAACAATTGATACTCCATTATTGAGTAAAAACACGTATCGAGATTTAATGTATAGCTTGAGCAATTTTGGGATTCCTACGGTAAGGGTCGAACTATTTGGGAACGGTGATAGTGACGGATATAAATGTGGTAAATATGGTTTCAACGACATAATTGACTTATACGACGCTGCCATGCATCATGTTGTTGCCTCTGGGAAAAAACTGATTCTTTTTGGATACAGCATTGGTGCTCTAATGGTTCCGTCTTTAGTTAATCGAAATAGAGAGAGCGTATTGGCTGCAATTATTTTTGATACAATGATTTTTGGCCCGAAGGATTACTTTGTCAAAAATAAAATTCGGCAAGATATATTAAGGGGAATACCAAAAGACAAAATAATGTATAATGCGCGGACATTTGATTCCTTTATTGAAATTGTTCTTGATGGAAAGCACTCCATTAATGATATCGTGAAGCAAAATCCTCAGTATAGTACATATGTTGAACATGGACTATTTGCAGGGCATGATACAAATTATTACCATGAGCTGTCTGAAATTGATTTCTTAAGTGGATGCAAAAGCATCTCTTTGCCATTACTTTTGCTTATAGGAAGTCGAGATTGCGCAATCGACTTTAAACAACATCTGTTTTTTTTCGATTCAATTAGTTCTACTGAAAGTGATATAATTCATAAGGAAGTCTTTAGCATTGATCATTCCTTTCGTAATGAAACTGGTTCAATTGATTCCGAATGTATTAAATGCATTTGTGATTTTATATTTGAGATTGTGATGAAGCACATCCCATTTGATGGCGGAAGGGCATAA
- a CDS encoding MFS transporter yields the protein MNINSSYRKVWFARLISILGTGLTSFGVSVWVYTVTGKATPMVLILLFSILPAIFLAPFSGYLCDKYNRKAIIICADSIAALISVFIYICVSYYEFNYFVLCVFTFLDSCANFFDNNAYQASITTLVSPDEVKTANGMSQIIDSLDSIASPIVAGMLYPLIGLNGIIIIDLISYLVSLVILVTIDSSKFSMDNENQKKRNTKREILLGFKFIFSQGSLRVLLIYFTILNFTFNLATSLIEPFGLTLGNTFDLGIIKACGGFGILCGSLVVTFSKKIHFTYKTIVIGGLVAGIALQLMGFTHITCIVAIGRFSFSFVTPILNTVAGTLWMQETPRILQGRVFASRSMIARCFVPLSYVVVGPLVDIVLPKLLQSNLGLIINVVGTQALEYRLVFCGAGVLCVLITCCVAANTNFRKL from the coding sequence ATGAATATCAATTCGTCTTATAGGAAAGTTTGGTTTGCAAGATTGATTTCCATTTTGGGGACAGGATTAACGTCATTTGGGGTAAGTGTCTGGGTTTACACGGTCACAGGAAAAGCGACCCCAATGGTTTTGATTCTCCTTTTCTCTATATTACCAGCGATATTTTTAGCACCTTTCAGTGGTTATTTATGTGACAAATACAATCGTAAGGCTATCATTATTTGCGCCGACTCCATTGCCGCTTTGATAAGTGTGTTTATCTATATTTGCGTCAGTTATTATGAATTCAATTATTTTGTTCTTTGTGTTTTTACCTTTCTTGATTCTTGTGCAAATTTCTTTGATAATAATGCATATCAAGCATCAATTACAACTTTGGTTTCTCCTGATGAAGTAAAAACTGCTAACGGCATGAGTCAGATTATTGATTCATTGGATAGTATTGCTTCCCCGATTGTTGCCGGAATGCTCTATCCATTAATTGGACTAAATGGGATTATAATAATTGATTTAATAAGCTATCTTGTTTCTTTAGTAATTCTTGTTACGATAGATTCAAGCAAGTTTTCAATGGACAACGAAAATCAGAAGAAACGAAATACAAAAAGAGAAATTTTGCTTGGATTCAAATTTATTTTTTCTCAAGGAAGTTTACGTGTACTTTTGATTTACTTTACTATTTTAAACTTTACGTTTAATCTCGCAACCTCATTAATAGAGCCTTTCGGCTTGACACTTGGGAATACATTTGACCTAGGCATTATTAAGGCTTGTGGTGGATTCGGGATTTTATGCGGAAGTTTGGTTGTTACATTTTCAAAGAAAATACATTTTACTTATAAAACGATCGTTATTGGTGGCTTGGTTGCTGGCATAGCTTTGCAACTTATGGGGTTCACACATATTACTTGCATTGTTGCAATCGGAAGATTTTCCTTTTCATTTGTTACGCCAATTTTGAATACGGTTGCCGGCACATTGTGGATGCAGGAAACACCACGGATTCTTCAGGGGCGTGTGTTTGCATCGCGTTCCATGATTGCAAGGTGTTTTGTTCCTTTGTCATACGTTGTCGTAGGCCCGCTTGTTGACATTGTTTTACCGAAGCTGTTGCAATCAAATCTTGGACTTATTATTAATGTAGTCGGCACTCAAGCACTTGAATACCGTCTCGTTTTTTGTGGAGCGGGGGTTTTGTGCGTT